In one window of candidate division KSB1 bacterium DNA:
- a CDS encoding flippase, whose product MLQDASIESKVVPQSSRPTSDKNIVIAAKGGAILFLGELFTYITGFLLSVIIARFLGAEQFGLYRLSLTVTSIAAAACLMGLDGGLARFIPIAVKQRSENRIWGLIQVGVGIPFLISLILTSILILMAEPISIEVFKKPSLIPVFRMLCFIIPLTVLADGLSSVTRGFKKVQYDVYSRSIAFQVTKLLLTISLLSVGMDVLGVAISHNVAITIATLMMLFFVNRIFSLKRPVKNAQRNIREIFHFSLPLYFGRLLYQFSRQLEMLVLGILAVFSDVGIYAAILRLSNIGIMGLNALQKISEPLISELHSQGKEDELRRLYQTTTKWSLTFNLPIFLTVLFFADNLLSIFGENFTGGATGFIILSSGLLFRASTGFCGTVVNMTGHTRLGLFNSIVYVAAAIILDFVLISRWQLIGAAMAGTLTMIIVNTLATTEVFFLNGGLLPFNRSFLKPITAAFLSAGLIFILTQSFSVDSPLLQLAIFTPILWFVYGAIVYLLKLSKEDRLILSELFSRIKKSENSEPTPKL is encoded by the coding sequence ATGCTGCAAGATGCATCAATTGAATCTAAAGTAGTTCCCCAAAGCAGCCGGCCCACCTCTGATAAAAATATTGTCATAGCTGCCAAAGGTGGAGCGATTCTATTTTTGGGAGAGTTGTTTACTTATATCACCGGGTTTCTATTAAGTGTAATTATAGCCCGCTTTCTTGGGGCAGAGCAGTTTGGATTGTACCGTCTGTCTTTAACGGTAACTTCTATTGCCGCTGCCGCCTGTCTTATGGGATTAGATGGAGGACTGGCGCGTTTCATCCCAATTGCAGTCAAGCAACGTAGCGAGAATCGGATATGGGGCCTTATTCAAGTAGGGGTAGGCATCCCTTTCCTCATAAGTTTGATATTAACTTCCATTCTCATCTTGATGGCTGAACCAATATCTATTGAAGTCTTCAAAAAACCCTCACTCATCCCTGTATTTCGCATGCTTTGTTTCATAATCCCTCTAACTGTCTTGGCAGATGGGTTGTCCTCGGTAACGCGGGGGTTTAAAAAGGTACAATATGACGTCTATTCACGGAGTATAGCGTTTCAAGTTACAAAGCTATTATTAACAATTTCACTACTTTCAGTAGGCATGGATGTATTGGGGGTGGCAATTTCTCATAATGTTGCTATTACAATCGCTACGCTTATGATGCTTTTTTTTGTTAACCGAATCTTCTCTCTAAAGAGGCCAGTGAAAAATGCTCAGCGAAATATTCGCGAAATATTCCATTTTTCGCTTCCGCTCTATTTCGGACGCTTGTTATACCAATTTAGTAGACAATTAGAAATGTTAGTATTGGGTATACTTGCAGTGTTCTCTGATGTTGGTATTTATGCGGCAATTTTGAGGCTGAGCAATATTGGAATCATGGGTCTGAACGCACTGCAAAAAATATCAGAACCATTGATTTCAGAATTGCATAGTCAAGGCAAGGAGGATGAACTAAGGCGGCTGTATCAAACCACTACAAAGTGGTCGTTAACGTTCAATTTGCCCATTTTTCTTACTGTATTGTTTTTTGCAGATAACTTGCTGTCCATCTTTGGAGAAAATTTTACCGGTGGCGCAACAGGATTTATAATACTCTCTTCAGGCCTTTTATTTAGAGCAAGTACAGGATTTTGTGGGACAGTCGTTAATATGACAGGTCATACAAGATTAGGGCTTTTTAACTCCATCGTTTACGTTGCAGCTGCTATCATATTGGATTTTGTTTTGATTTCTCGCTGGCAGCTTATTGGGGCAGCTATGGCAGGCACTCTAACTATGATAATTGTCAATACACTAGCCACAACTGAGGTGTTTTTTTTAAATGGAGGGCTACTGCCTTTTAACAGGAGTTTCTTAAAACCGATCACAGCGGCCTTTTTGTCAGCAGGATTAATCTTTATACTGACCCAGAGTTTCTCAGTCGATTCGCCCTTGCTGCAATTGGCTATCTTTACACCAATTCTCTGGTTTGTTTATGGAGCAATTGTCTACCTACTCAAGCTCTCCAAAGAAGATCGATTAATTCTAAGCGAACTTTTCAGTAGAATCAAAAAATCTGAGAACAGTGAACCAACTCCTAAATTATGA
- a CDS encoding glycosyltransferase produces the protein MKVLHIIDSLKLGGKERRFVELFRGFEKHNGHITRNVVILSDDIYFTDIYKFNSKIHFLRRTTKHDPTIFRKLYRLCKILQPEIIHSWESMCSFYAAPIAKILGIPFINGMITIAPEQIKPLSQTWLRAKFTFPLSKIILSNSEEGLKSFNVPKLKGYFIPNGFDFLRLNTLENKEVIRNKFNIKTTHVVGMVAVFSNRKDYASYLKAAMKILRKRADVTFLAVGGGSNLDKYKAIVKSEHKDKIKFLGNQKKVESIINVFDIGVLLTNPGVYGEGISNSILEYMALAKPVIATNGGGTNEIVIDGTTGFLVRPYEIEMLSERVEYLLNNRDVASSMGQAGKGRVINDFSLDRMTNNYLELYKKCVNSTQ, from the coding sequence ATGAAGGTACTACACATCATAGATAGCCTAAAATTGGGCGGCAAAGAAAGACGTTTTGTCGAACTTTTTCGGGGATTTGAAAAGCACAATGGCCATATCACTAGAAATGTCGTGATTCTGTCAGACGATATTTATTTTACGGACATTTACAAGTTCAATTCTAAGATTCACTTCCTGCGGAGAACCACTAAACACGATCCGACAATTTTTAGAAAATTATACCGGCTATGTAAAATCTTGCAACCAGAAATCATTCATAGTTGGGAATCGATGTGCTCTTTTTATGCTGCCCCGATTGCAAAAATACTCGGTATCCCGTTTATAAATGGCATGATTACGATCGCGCCCGAGCAGATTAAACCGTTAAGCCAAACCTGGCTTCGCGCAAAGTTCACTTTCCCACTCTCAAAAATAATTCTTTCAAATTCAGAAGAAGGCCTCAAATCTTTTAATGTCCCGAAGTTGAAAGGCTATTTTATCCCCAATGGGTTTGACTTTTTAAGGCTAAACACTCTTGAAAACAAAGAGGTCATCAGAAATAAATTTAATATTAAAACTACACATGTAGTTGGTATGGTGGCGGTTTTTTCAAATAGAAAGGATTATGCAAGCTATTTGAAAGCCGCAATGAAGATACTGAGAAAGAGAGCCGATGTGACATTTCTTGCAGTTGGAGGCGGAAGCAATCTCGATAAATATAAAGCAATAGTAAAATCGGAACATAAAGATAAAATCAAATTTCTGGGCAATCAAAAAAAAGTGGAGTCCATCATTAATGTATTCGATATAGGTGTTCTGCTAACCAACCCAGGTGTTTATGGAGAAGGCATCTCAAACTCTATTTTGGAATATATGGCGCTGGCAAAACCTGTCATCGCAACAAACGGAGGCGGTACAAATGAAATTGTTATCGACGGCACAACTGGATTTTTGGTCCGACCTTATGAAATCGAGATGTTGAGTGAGAGAGTTGAATACCTTCTCAATAATAGAGATGTCGCCTCTTCAATGGGGCAGGCCGGCAAAGGACGAGTTATCAATGACTTTAGTTTAGACCGCATGACCAACAATTACCTCGAATTATATAAGAAATGTGTAAACAGCACCCAATAA
- a CDS encoding glycosyltransferase family 4 protein — protein MRKQLKICFVSQNIYPLLNKSSNMDFIGGAELQQAFIGHELAKRGHRICYITLNHGQGDIEEIESFKVISTFKPNEGLPILRFFYPRLYKIWKALCKSDADIYYVRCACFILAPVVFYAYLNNKKVVYCGAYDTDFEPEKIALPYKRDKLMYFWGLKRCDAIIVQNKVQQKTLQKYFNLQGQIVHNGFSKVKKTSPANKHILWVATILPRKNPNLFINLAKRFPKEKFVMVGGNFDQEQQFKQDITKQAEKVPNLEFKGYLPFEKVIKEFIKAKLFISTSNYEGFPNTFLQAWSNGIPVISFVDPDDLIKENGLGMRVQHMDEMTEKVNEFLENNLRFSPKVIKNFFKKNLTIERTVDKHEEIFHRLVV, from the coding sequence TTGAGGAAGCAACTTAAAATCTGCTTTGTTTCACAAAATATTTATCCATTGCTTAACAAAAGCAGCAATATGGACTTCATAGGCGGCGCCGAGCTTCAACAGGCATTTATCGGTCATGAATTAGCAAAGAGAGGTCATCGGATTTGTTATATCACTTTGAATCACGGGCAAGGTGACATTGAAGAGATCGAAAGTTTTAAAGTGATTTCTACTTTTAAGCCAAACGAAGGATTGCCAATTCTGCGGTTTTTTTATCCGCGGCTTTATAAAATTTGGAAAGCGCTATGCAAATCGGATGCGGATATCTATTACGTTCGCTGTGCCTGTTTCATCTTAGCGCCGGTTGTTTTTTATGCGTACTTAAATAACAAAAAAGTCGTTTATTGCGGAGCATATGATACAGATTTCGAGCCGGAAAAAATTGCATTGCCCTATAAACGTGATAAACTAATGTACTTTTGGGGGCTCAAAAGGTGTGACGCGATTATAGTTCAGAACAAAGTTCAACAAAAAACACTGCAAAAATACTTCAACCTGCAAGGCCAGATCGTACACAACGGTTTCTCAAAAGTGAAAAAAACCTCACCAGCAAACAAACACATCTTGTGGGTGGCAACAATTTTACCACGGAAAAATCCAAATCTGTTCATTAATCTTGCGAAGAGGTTTCCAAAAGAAAAGTTCGTTATGGTTGGGGGTAATTTTGACCAGGAACAACAATTTAAACAAGATATCACGAAGCAAGCTGAAAAAGTCCCGAACCTTGAATTCAAAGGATACTTGCCATTTGAAAAGGTCATAAAAGAGTTCATCAAGGCTAAACTTTTCATCAGCACTTCCAACTATGAAGGGTTCCCCAACACCTTTCTGCAAGCCTGGTCCAATGGAATCCCGGTGATTTCATTTGTCGACCCGGACGATTTAATAAAAGAAAATGGCTTAGGCATGAGGGTGCAACATATGGATGAGATGACGGAAAAAGTAAATGAATTTCTCGAAAACAATCTACGCTTTTCTCCGAAAGTCATTAAAAATTTCTTTAAGAAGAATTTAACCATCGAAAGGACAGTTGACAAGCACGAAGAAATATTTCATCGATTGGTCGTGTAA
- a CDS encoding O-antigen ligase family protein yields MPKEILYVLFGITIGVMSVKSPYLAWLIPLGLLTILLLSKSPLHALFVFVIFIPFSSTELFNTYIIDLPGARLINILGFLVLAGGIWHYKDSVKLSNYAFFFITAIFFIFTIAVFRSLSHLDQLIELADDIRSTSGYLLSHFVKPLLFFIPLIVIIKFCKETKHLEFVTNVLTLSLITLSLYLLFLFLFKAPDKNELARDYMTSILKLHGNDIANFFIIAFPVLLAKYFTKKNLISMLSIVLAIAAIGILYSRTAYLTLLLSFILYLFLSKRAKFLPILLVGVIVLSFTVFTSVKERATHGFESKEYDDIFAGRIEGIWKPLFDEYSQSAKKFLIGNGRYAIKVSDSANNGSLISAAGHPHNMYIEQILDAGILGLIVFVLFYFVLLTRAFRNLSKPILPRLREYQYAVIVSLISFLISGLTGRSFFPDAENSFIWIVVGIAIVINRLIEDSGKLVEEAT; encoded by the coding sequence ATGCCAAAGGAGATTCTCTATGTTCTCTTCGGCATAACTATAGGCGTGATGTCAGTAAAGTCTCCGTATTTGGCCTGGTTAATACCGCTTGGTTTACTAACCATATTACTTTTATCAAAAAGCCCTTTACATGCTCTTTTTGTTTTCGTCATTTTCATACCTTTTTCCTCAACCGAATTATTCAATACATATATCATAGATCTGCCCGGTGCCAGGCTGATCAACATCCTCGGCTTTTTGGTTCTGGCCGGAGGCATTTGGCATTACAAAGATTCTGTAAAGTTATCGAATTATGCATTCTTTTTCATCACAGCCATATTCTTCATTTTCACGATAGCGGTCTTTCGTTCTTTGTCACATTTAGACCAGTTGATTGAACTTGCGGATGATATACGTTCCACCAGTGGCTACCTATTGTCCCATTTTGTGAAACCGCTGCTTTTTTTTATACCGCTCATTGTCATTATTAAATTTTGTAAGGAAACAAAACATTTGGAGTTCGTAACGAATGTGTTGACTCTCTCTTTGATTACTCTTTCTCTCTACTTGCTATTCTTATTTTTATTCAAAGCACCGGACAAGAACGAATTGGCCAGAGATTATATGACCTCTATTCTCAAGCTCCATGGGAATGATATTGCGAATTTCTTTATTATTGCGTTTCCGGTTCTTCTTGCCAAATACTTTACCAAAAAGAACCTGATAAGCATGCTAAGTATCGTATTGGCGATCGCAGCGATAGGCATCCTTTACTCGAGAACGGCCTATCTCACATTGCTTCTGTCGTTCATATTGTACCTTTTCCTTTCAAAAAGGGCCAAATTTCTTCCGATTCTTTTGGTCGGTGTGATTGTTCTTTCTTTTACTGTTTTCACCAGCGTAAAGGAAAGAGCAACTCACGGTTTTGAATCGAAAGAATATGATGATATTTTTGCAGGAAGAATCGAGGGAATTTGGAAGCCATTATTCGATGAATACAGTCAAAGTGCTAAGAAATTTCTAATCGGGAATGGAAGATATGCCATCAAAGTTTCCGATTCTGCGAACAATGGATCCTTGATTAGCGCTGCCGGTCATCCGCATAACATGTATATCGAGCAAATCTTAGATGCCGGGATACTCGGGCTAATCGTATTTGTATTATTTTATTTTGTGTTGCTCACGAGGGCTTTCAGGAATTTAAGCAAACCAATCTTGCCTAGGCTGCGGGAATATCAGTACGCTGTCATCGTATCCTTAATCTCGTTTTTAATATCAGGATTAACCGGCAGATCGTTTTTTCCAGATGCTGAAAACAGCTTTATTTGGATTGTCGTGGGTATTGCCATTGTCATAAACAGATTAATTGAAGATTCGGGAAAGTTGGTTGAGGAAGCAACTTAA